One stretch of Tenacibaculum sp. MAR_2010_89 DNA includes these proteins:
- a CDS encoding class I SAM-dependent methyltransferase — translation MSKEKEFYKNLHPYLNCIDYTVSNESYEVMHNKEYDMLVTSPLPSNLDKYYKSEDYISHTDGSKNIFEKTYQLVKSYTLNKKLKLINSLKTDSKTILDIGAGTGDFLKTCKEGNWSVFGIEPSVDARKIAKQKKINLVDNLELVYDKKFDVITLWHVLEHIPNLKEYTNNIKKLLKPNGVLIIAVPNYKSFDANYYKEFWAAYDVPRHVWHFSKTSINKIFNEIKMDVIKILPMKFDSYYVSLLSEKYKKGKMNYINAFYIGMKSNFKAKRNLEYSSLIYLIKNTK, via the coding sequence ATGAGCAAAGAAAAAGAATTTTATAAAAATCTTCATCCATATCTAAATTGTATAGATTATACTGTTTCAAATGAAAGTTATGAGGTTATGCATAATAAAGAATACGACATGTTAGTAACCTCTCCTCTACCAAGTAATTTAGATAAATATTATAAAAGTGAAGATTACATTTCACATACTGATGGTTCAAAAAATATATTTGAAAAAACATACCAATTAGTAAAATCTTACACATTAAATAAAAAATTAAAATTAATAAATTCATTAAAAACTGATAGTAAAACAATACTTGATATTGGTGCTGGTACAGGCGACTTTTTAAAAACTTGTAAAGAAGGAAACTGGTCAGTATTTGGAATTGAACCTTCAGTAGATGCAAGAAAAATAGCTAAACAAAAAAAAATAAATTTAGTAGATAATTTAGAACTAGTATATGATAAAAAGTTTGATGTTATAACACTTTGGCATGTACTTGAGCATATTCCAAATTTAAAAGAATATACAAATAATATTAAAAAATTACTAAAGCCGAATGGAGTATTAATAATAGCTGTTCCTAACTATAAAAGTTTTGATGCTAATTATTATAAAGAATTTTGGGCAGCTTACGATGTACCAAGACATGTGTGGCATTTTTCAAAAACATCTATAAATAAAATTTTTAATGAAATTAAAATGGATGTAATAAAAATACTTCCTATGAAGTTTGATTCTTATTATGTATCATTGTTGAGTGAAAAATATAAAAAAGGAAAAATGAATTATATAAATGCTTTTTATATTGGTATGAAGTCAAATTTTAAAGCAAAAAGAAATTTAGAGTATTCTTCTTTAATTTATTTAATAAAAAACACTAAATAA
- the rnr gene encoding ribonuclease R has product MTRKKKIYKKKGKVIKDLTRNIFKILNKDSNKQYNYKQIASALGVTGTDGKTQILQKLVELTATKKIKEVERGKYKINEDRKYHIGTLDVTSNGNAYFISDDFENDIFVPSVNLGKGLHNDVVRAYVYKKRKSNKLEADVVEIIERVKQDFVGVLQLNKNFGFVLPDSNKMYADIFIAQSKLNGAEHGDKVLAKITDWPDNSKNPFGKITQVLGKPGEHDTEIHSILLEYGLPYDFPKEIEEEAGKLSFDITKEEIAKRRDMRNDLTFTIDPKDAKDFDDALSFTKLENGNYEIGIHIADVSHYVQPKTKLDDEAYDRATSVYLVDRVVPMLPEMLSNGVCSLRPNEEKLTFSAVFEVNEKAHIVNEWFGRTVTYSDKRFAYEEAQVIIETKENTIPAEISLTGESYMVDEAIVEATLKLDELAKKLRKKRMKEGAISFDRVEVKFDLDQNANPVGVFFKESKDANKLIEEFMLLANRKVAEFIGFSKGKATNKTFIYRVHDEPNIEKLASLQNIISKFGYKINTETKEKTSQSLNQLLSDVHGKGEANMVETLAIRSMSKAEYTTQNIGHYGLAFDYYSHFTSPIRRYPDVMTHRLLQHYLDGENSPKADIYEEKCKHSSKMEELASKAERDSIKYMQVKYMQDHKNQEFEGVVSGVTEWGIYVEIKSNKCEGMVRIRDIKDDYYIFDEKQYAVVGQSTKNMIQLGDEVVVKVKHTDLERKHLDFELITS; this is encoded by the coding sequence ATGACTAGAAAGAAAAAAATCTACAAAAAAAAGGGTAAAGTAATTAAAGATTTAACCCGAAATATTTTCAAAATACTTAATAAAGATAGTAACAAACAATATAATTATAAACAAATAGCTTCGGCATTAGGTGTTACTGGTACTGATGGTAAAACTCAAATACTTCAAAAATTAGTAGAATTAACAGCAACTAAAAAAATTAAAGAAGTAGAAAGAGGAAAGTATAAAATTAATGAAGATAGGAAATATCATATAGGAACTTTAGATGTTACTTCAAATGGTAATGCATATTTCATTTCTGATGATTTTGAAAACGACATTTTTGTACCGTCAGTAAACTTAGGCAAAGGATTACATAATGATGTTGTAAGAGCTTATGTTTACAAAAAAAGAAAAAGTAATAAGTTAGAAGCTGATGTAGTTGAAATTATTGAACGTGTAAAGCAAGATTTTGTTGGAGTATTACAATTGAATAAAAATTTTGGTTTTGTATTACCAGACAGTAATAAAATGTATGCAGATATATTTATTGCACAAAGTAAACTTAATGGAGCAGAACATGGTGATAAAGTATTAGCTAAAATTACTGATTGGCCAGATAATTCTAAAAATCCTTTTGGAAAAATTACTCAAGTTTTAGGAAAACCAGGTGAACATGATACAGAAATACATTCTATTTTGTTAGAATACGGTTTACCGTATGATTTTCCTAAAGAAATAGAAGAAGAGGCAGGTAAATTATCATTTGACATTACTAAAGAAGAAATAGCAAAAAGAAGAGATATGAGAAATGATCTTACTTTTACTATTGATCCTAAAGATGCAAAAGATTTTGATGATGCTTTGTCTTTTACTAAATTAGAAAATGGTAATTACGAAATTGGAATTCATATTGCTGATGTTTCGCATTATGTACAACCTAAAACTAAATTAGATGACGAAGCTTATGATAGGGCAACATCTGTATATTTGGTTGATAGGGTAGTACCTATGTTACCTGAAATGCTATCTAATGGAGTATGTTCATTACGTCCTAATGAAGAAAAATTAACTTTTTCTGCTGTTTTTGAAGTTAATGAGAAAGCTCATATTGTAAATGAATGGTTTGGAAGAACTGTAACATATTCTGATAAAAGATTTGCTTATGAAGAAGCTCAAGTGATTATCGAAACTAAAGAAAATACTATTCCTGCAGAAATTTCATTAACAGGTGAAAGTTATATGGTAGATGAGGCTATTGTTGAAGCTACCTTAAAATTAGATGAATTGGCTAAAAAATTACGTAAAAAGCGTATGAAAGAAGGTGCAATTTCATTTGATAGAGTAGAGGTGAAGTTCGATTTAGATCAAAATGCCAACCCTGTAGGTGTATTTTTTAAAGAATCTAAAGATGCTAATAAATTAATTGAAGAATTTATGTTATTAGCTAATAGAAAAGTTGCTGAATTTATTGGTTTTTCTAAAGGAAAAGCAACTAACAAAACTTTTATATATCGTGTGCATGATGAGCCTAATATTGAAAAATTAGCTTCATTACAAAACATTATAAGTAAATTTGGTTATAAAATTAATACCGAAACAAAAGAAAAAACTTCTCAAAGTTTAAACCAACTATTAAGTGATGTTCATGGAAAGGGTGAAGCTAATATGGTAGAAACTTTAGCTATACGATCTATGAGTAAAGCTGAATATACTACTCAAAATATAGGTCATTATGGATTAGCATTTGATTACTATTCACATTTTACTTCACCAATAAGACGTTATCCTGACGTAATGACACATCGTTTGTTACAACATTATTTAGATGGAGAAAATTCACCTAAAGCTGATATTTACGAAGAAAAATGTAAACATTCTTCAAAAATGGAAGAGTTAGCTTCTAAGGCAGAAAGAGATTCAATAAAATATATGCAAGTTAAATACATGCAAGATCATAAAAATCAAGAGTTTGAAGGAGTAGTATCTGGAGTAACTGAATGGGGAATTTATGTTGAAATAAAATCTAATAAATGTGAGGGTATGGTAAGAATCAGAGATATTAAAGATGATTACTATATTTTTGATGAAAAACAATACGCTGTAGTTGGTCAATCAACTAAAAACATGATTCAATTAGGAGATGAAGTTGTTGTTAAAGTTAAGCATACTGATTTAGAGCGTAAACACTTAGATTTTGAATTAATAACTAGTTAA
- a CDS encoding SPFH domain-containing protein, whose amino-acid sequence MPVFLYPIIFLGIVLILSSFFTVKQQSAAIIERFGKFHSIRQSGLHLKIPLIDRIAGKLSLKIQQLDVIIETKTLDDVFVKLKVSVQYKVIKDKVYDSFYKLDYPHDQITSYVFDVVRAEVPKMKLDDVFVKKDDIAIAVKSELNEAMMTYGYDIIKTLVTDIDPDAQVKEAMNRINASEREKVAAQYEGDAQRILIVERAKAEAESKRLQGQGIADQRREIARGLEESVEVLNKVGINSQEASALIVVTQHYDTLQSIGQETNSNLILLPNSPQAGSQMLNDMVASFTASNQIGEAMKNSKKNDNKE is encoded by the coding sequence ATGCCAGTATTTTTATATCCAATTATTTTCTTAGGGATAGTACTTATATTATCTTCTTTCTTTACAGTAAAACAACAATCAGCAGCTATTATAGAGCGTTTTGGTAAGTTCCATAGTATTCGCCAATCAGGTTTACATCTAAAAATTCCACTTATTGATAGAATAGCTGGGAAATTAAGCTTAAAAATTCAACAATTAGATGTAATTATTGAAACAAAAACTTTAGATGATGTTTTTGTAAAATTAAAAGTATCAGTACAATATAAAGTAATAAAAGATAAAGTATATGATTCATTTTATAAGTTAGATTATCCACATGACCAAATTACATCTTATGTATTTGATGTTGTTCGTGCAGAAGTTCCAAAAATGAAGTTAGACGATGTTTTTGTTAAAAAGGATGATATTGCTATTGCCGTAAAATCAGAATTAAATGAGGCAATGATGACTTATGGATATGATATTATTAAAACATTAGTAACTGATATTGATCCTGATGCTCAGGTAAAAGAAGCTATGAATAGAATTAACGCTTCTGAACGTGAAAAAGTAGCAGCTCAATACGAGGGTGATGCCCAACGTATTTTAATAGTAGAAAGAGCAAAAGCTGAAGCTGAGAGTAAGCGTTTACAAGGACAAGGTATTGCAGATCAAAGAAGAGAAATTGCACGTGGTTTAGAAGAATCAGTAGAAGTTTTGAATAAAGTTGGAATTAACAGTCAAGAAGCATCTGCTTTAATAGTTGTTACACAACATTATGATACTCTACAATCTATTGGTCAAGAAACTAATAGTAATTTAATATTATTACCAAACTCACCACAAGCTGGAAGTCAAATGCTTAATGATATGGTTGCAAGTTTCACAGCTAGTAATCAAATAGGAGAAGCTATGAAGAATAGTAAAAAAAATGACAATAAGGAATAA
- a CDS encoding heavy metal-binding domain-containing protein, giving the protein MIVTTTPTIEGKPVKEYLGIVTGETIIGANIFKDFFAGIRDIVGGRSGSYEKVLREAKNSALEEMEEMAKQLGATAIVAVDLDYETVGPNGGMLMVTASGTAVVI; this is encoded by the coding sequence ATGATAGTTACTACAACACCAACTATAGAAGGAAAACCTGTTAAAGAATATTTAGGTATTGTTACAGGTGAAACAATTATTGGAGCTAATATTTTTAAAGACTTCTTTGCAGGAATTAGAGATATTGTAGGTGGAAGATCTGGATCTTATGAAAAAGTGCTTAGAGAAGCTAAAAATAGCGCTTTAGAAGAAATGGAAGAGATGGCAAAGCAATTAGGTGCTACTGCTATTGTTGCTGTGGATTTAGATTACGAAACTGTTGGACCCAATGGTGGTATGCTAATGGTTACTGCTTCAGGAACAGCTGTTGTTATATAA
- a CDS encoding DoxX family protein codes for MELIQNNATEILILLFLIVTFLQSGVDKVTDWNGNLSFIKDHFKNSPFKNMVPLLLGIILVIEIIAGAFMFVGIFNIITTGSKELALLGVQLSALTLIFLLIGQRLAKDYAGAMTLAVYFLITVFGMFLLNK; via the coding sequence ATGGAACTTATTCAAAACAACGCTACAGAAATTTTAATCTTACTTTTTTTAATTGTCACTTTTTTACAATCGGGTGTTGATAAAGTAACAGATTGGAATGGTAATTTATCTTTTATTAAAGATCACTTCAAAAATTCACCATTTAAAAACATGGTACCATTATTATTAGGAATAATTTTAGTTATTGAAATTATTGCAGGAGCTTTTATGTTTGTAGGTATTTTTAATATTATAACTACAGGTTCAAAAGAATTAGCTTTATTAGGAGTTCAACTTTCTGCATTAACTTTAATATTTTTATTAATAGGTCAAAGACTTGCAAAAGATTATGCAGGAGCTATGACATTAGCTGTTTATTTTTTAATTACAGTTTTTGGCATGTTTTTATTAAATAAATAA
- a CDS encoding head GIN domain-containing protein, with translation MKKFIFLSLFFVSIIIVAQNSITKDLGSFTTLKVYNGIDVELVKSDKFNAVVTGQKANKVKFKAINDTLKIVLSFPETTAEGKAKITLYYANDIAIIDANEGAIITSKSIKQQKVEVKAQEGAFINMVIDVKHLKVKSTSASVIKLSGKTKNQTVKVDLGANYHGFNVTVSSMNIIRAGSGAKAEVQSGEVLDAKVSFGGSIFYKGTPEVLKDKKVIGGVIEHRS, from the coding sequence ATGAAAAAATTTATTTTTTTAAGTCTGTTTTTTGTAAGTATTATAATCGTTGCTCAAAATAGTATTACTAAAGATTTAGGAAGTTTTACAACTCTTAAAGTGTATAATGGTATTGATGTTGAATTAGTAAAATCTGATAAATTTAATGCAGTTGTAACAGGGCAGAAGGCTAATAAAGTAAAATTTAAAGCTATTAATGATACATTAAAAATAGTTCTTTCTTTTCCTGAAACTACAGCGGAAGGTAAGGCAAAAATTACTTTGTATTATGCAAATGATATAGCAATTATTGACGCAAATGAAGGTGCAATTATAACAAGTAAAAGTATTAAACAACAAAAAGTAGAAGTGAAGGCTCAAGAAGGAGCATTTATTAACATGGTTATCGATGTTAAACATTTGAAAGTAAAAAGTACTTCTGCTTCAGTAATTAAGTTATCTGGTAAAACTAAAAATCAAACTGTAAAAGTTGACTTAGGTGCAAATTATCATGGATTCAATGTTACTGTATCTAGTATGAATATTATTAGAGCTGGTTCTGGGGCAAAAGCCGAGGTTCAATCTGGTGAAGTTTTAGATGCTAAAGTTTCATTTGGTGGATCTATTTTTTATAAAGGAACCCCAGAAGTTTTAAAAGACAAAAAAGTAATAGGTGGAGTAATTGAACACCGAAGTTAA
- a CDS encoding twin-arginine translocase TatA/TatE family subunit: MISLTIFLGMIGPWQIAIVVALVLLLFGGKKIPELMRGLGTGIKEFKDATKTEDGEEQIEEKK; encoded by the coding sequence ATGATTTCACTTACTATATTTTTAGGAATGATAGGTCCTTGGCAAATAGCTATTGTAGTTGCTTTAGTATTATTACTTTTTGGAGGAAAAAAGATTCCTGAATTAATGAGAGGTTTAGGTACAGGTATTAAAGAATTTAAAGATGCTACTAAAACTGAAGATGGAGAAGAACAAATAGAAGAAAAAAAATAA